In one window of Mesoplodon densirostris isolate mMesDen1 chromosome 4, mMesDen1 primary haplotype, whole genome shotgun sequence DNA:
- the NDRG2 gene encoding protein NDRG2 isoform X3 — protein MAPPNPNAQRYSPTTMWDSTPLFQFADMQEIIQNFVRVHVDAPGMEEGAPVFPLGYQYPSLDQLADMIPCILQYLNFSTIIGVGVGAGAYVLSRYALTHPDTVEGLVLINIDPNAKGWMDWAAHKLTGLTSSIPEMILGHLFSQEELSGNSELIQKYRNIMTHAPNLENIELYWNSYNNRRDLNFERGSDITLKCPVMLVVGDQAPHEDAVVECNSKLDPTQTSFLKMADSGGQPQLTQPGKLTEAFKYFLQGMGYMASSCMTRLSRSRTASLTSAASLDGNRSRSRTLSQSSESGPLPSGPPGHTMEVSC, from the exons ATGGCACCCCCAAACCCAAACGCCCAGCGATACTCACCTACCACGATGTGGGACTCAACT CCGCTGTTTCAATTTGCGGATATGCAGGAAATCATTCAGAACTTCGTGCGGGTTCATGTGGATGCCCCTGGAATGGAAGAGGGGGCTCCCGTGTTCCCTTTGGG ATATCAGTACCCATCTCTGGACCAGCTTGCGGACATGATCCCCTGCATCCTGCAGTACTTAAA TTTCTCCACAATAATTGGAGTCGGTGTTGGAGCTGGGGCCTACGTCCTGTCGCGATATGct CTTACCCACCCGGATACTGTCGAGGGTCTTGTCCTCATCAACATCGATCCCAATGCCAAGGGCTGGATGGATTGGGCAGCCCACAAG CTAACAGGCCTCACCTCTTCCATTCCGGAGATGATCCTTGGACATCTTTTCAGCCAG GAAGAGCTGTCTGGAAATTCTGAGTTGATACAAAAGTATAGAAATATCATGACACATGCCCCCAACCTGGAGAACATTGAACTGTATTGGAACAGCTACAACAA TCGCCGAGACCTGAACTTTGAGCGTGGAAGCGATATCACCCTCAA GTGCCCTGTGATGCTGGTGGTAGGAGACCAAGCACCCCATGAAGATGCAGTG GTGGAATGTAACTCAAAACTGGACCCCACCCAGACTTCTTTCCTCAAG ATGGCTGACTCCGGAGGTCAGCCCCAGCTGACTCAG CCAGGCAAGCTGACCGAGGCCTTCAAGTACTTCCTGCAAGGCATGGGCTATA TGGCCTCGTCCTGCATGACTCGCCTGTCCCGGTCTCGCACAGCCTCCCTGACCAGTGCCGCATCCCTGGATGGCAACCGATCCCGCTCTCGCACCCTGTCCCAGAGCAGCGAGTCTGGGCCTCTCCCTTCAGGGCCCCCAGGGCACACCATGGAGGTCTCCTGTTGA
- the NDRG2 gene encoding protein NDRG2 isoform X2, whose protein sequence is MAELQEVQITEEKPLLPGQTPQTHSVETPYGSITFTVYGTPKPKRPAILTYHDVGLNYKSCFQPLFQFADMQEIIQNFVRVHVDAPGMEEGAPVFPLGYQYPSLDQLADMIPCILQYLNFSTIIGVGVGAGAYVLSRYALTHPDTVEGLVLINIDPNAKGWMDWAAHKLTGLTSSIPEMILGHLFSQEELSGNSELIQKYRNIMTHAPNLENIELYWNSYNNRRDLNFERGSDITLKCPVMLVVGDQAPHEDAVVECNSKLDPTQTSFLKMADSGGQPQLTQPGKLTEAFKYFLQGMGYMASSCMTRLSRSRTASLTSAASLDGNRSRSRTLSQSSESGPLPSGPPGHTMEVSC, encoded by the exons ATGGCGGAGCTGCAGGAGGTGCAGATCACGGAGGAGAAGCCGCTGTTGCCGGGGCAGACACCTCAG ACTCACTCTGTGGAGACACCTTATGGCTCCATCACTTTTACTGTCTATGGCACCCCCAAACCCAAACGCCCAGCGATACTCACCTACCACGATGTGGGACTCAACT ATAAATCCTGCTTCCAGCCGCTGTTTCAATTTGCGGATATGCAGGAAATCATTCAGAACTTCGTGCGGGTTCATGTGGATGCCCCTGGAATGGAAGAGGGGGCTCCCGTGTTCCCTTTGGG ATATCAGTACCCATCTCTGGACCAGCTTGCGGACATGATCCCCTGCATCCTGCAGTACTTAAA TTTCTCCACAATAATTGGAGTCGGTGTTGGAGCTGGGGCCTACGTCCTGTCGCGATATGct CTTACCCACCCGGATACTGTCGAGGGTCTTGTCCTCATCAACATCGATCCCAATGCCAAGGGCTGGATGGATTGGGCAGCCCACAAG CTAACAGGCCTCACCTCTTCCATTCCGGAGATGATCCTTGGACATCTTTTCAGCCAG GAAGAGCTGTCTGGAAATTCTGAGTTGATACAAAAGTATAGAAATATCATGACACATGCCCCCAACCTGGAGAACATTGAACTGTATTGGAACAGCTACAACAA TCGCCGAGACCTGAACTTTGAGCGTGGAAGCGATATCACCCTCAA GTGCCCTGTGATGCTGGTGGTAGGAGACCAAGCACCCCATGAAGATGCAGTG GTGGAATGTAACTCAAAACTGGACCCCACCCAGACTTCTTTCCTCAAG ATGGCTGACTCCGGAGGTCAGCCCCAGCTGACTCAG CCAGGCAAGCTGACCGAGGCCTTCAAGTACTTCCTGCAAGGCATGGGCTATA TGGCCTCGTCCTGCATGACTCGCCTGTCCCGGTCTCGCACAGCCTCCCTGACCAGTGCCGCATCCCTGGATGGCAACCGATCCCGCTCTCGCACCCTGTCCCAGAGCAGCGAGTCTGGGCCTCTCCCTTCAGGGCCCCCAGGGCACACCATGGAGGTCTCCTGTTGA
- the SLC39A2 gene encoding zinc transporter ZIP2 yields the protein MEPLLGVKVGCLFSLLVLTLVCGLCPICFKWFQTASATGRHRRVLSLLSCTSAGIFLGAGFMHMTAEALEGIESEIQKLVIQNSTNSEGNSDDADSAYMEYPYGELIISLGFFFVFLLESLALQCCPGAAGRSKVQEQEWGMANVLEPHSHGPLPSPSRGPLRALVLLLSLSFHSVFEGLAVGLQPTVAATVQLCLAILAHKGLVVFSVGLRLVQVGTGSRWAMLSILSLALMSPLGLALGLAVPQGVSEGGQGLAQAVLEGMAAGTFLYVTFLEILPRELASPEAPLAKWGCVAAGFAFMAFIALWA from the exons ATGGAGCCCCTACTAGGAGTAAAAGTTGGCTGCCTGTTTTCCCTGCTGGTTCTCACTCTGGTCTGTGGCCTTTGCCCCATCTGCTTCAAATGGTTCCAGACTGCTTCAGCCACAG GTCGTCACCGCCGGGTCCTCAGCCTCCTGAGCTGCACTTCTGCTGGCATTTTCCTGGGAGCGGGGTTCATGCACATGACTGCTGAAGCCTTGGAGGGAATTGAATCAGAGATCCAGAAGTTGGTGATACAG aACAGCACAAACAGTGAGGGGaattctgatgatgctgattcagCTTAC ATGGAGTATCCCTATGGAGAGCTCATCATCTCCCtgggcttcttctttgtcttccttTTGGAGTCCCTGGCATTGCAGTgctgtcctggggctgctggaaGATCAAAAGTGCAGGAGCAAGAATGGGGTATGGCTAATGTCCTTGAACCCCATAGCCATGGACCTCTACCCTCACCATCACGAGGTCCCCTGCGAGCCCTTGTCCTCTTGCTCTCACTCTCCTTTCACTCCGTGTTTGAAGGTCTAGCTGTGGGACTGCAGCCAACAGTCGCAGCTACCGTGCAGCTCTGTCTTGCCATCCTGGCTCACAAGGGGCTCGTAGTGTTTAGTGTAGGACTGCGGCTGGTGCAGGTAGGCACTGGATCACGTTGGGCCATGCTCTCCATACTGTCGTTAGCTCTCATGTCCCCCCTGGGCCTAGCCCTAGGGCTGGCTGTGCCTCAGGGAGTCTCTGAAGGGGGGCAAGGCTTGGCCCAGGCTGTGTTAGAAGGCATGGCAGCTGGCACCTTCCTGTATGTCACCTTCCTGGAAATTCTGCCCCGGGAGCTCGCAAGTCCTGAAGCCCCTCTGGCCAAGTGGGGCTGTGTAGCTGCCGGTTTTGCTTTCATGGCCTTTATTGCCTTGTGGGCCTGA
- the NDRG2 gene encoding protein NDRG2 isoform X1, whose amino-acid sequence MAELQEVQITEEKPLLPGQTPQVAKTHSVETPYGSITFTVYGTPKPKRPAILTYHDVGLNYKSCFQPLFQFADMQEIIQNFVRVHVDAPGMEEGAPVFPLGYQYPSLDQLADMIPCILQYLNFSTIIGVGVGAGAYVLSRYALTHPDTVEGLVLINIDPNAKGWMDWAAHKLTGLTSSIPEMILGHLFSQEELSGNSELIQKYRNIMTHAPNLENIELYWNSYNNRRDLNFERGSDITLKCPVMLVVGDQAPHEDAVVECNSKLDPTQTSFLKMADSGGQPQLTQPGKLTEAFKYFLQGMGYMASSCMTRLSRSRTASLTSAASLDGNRSRSRTLSQSSESGPLPSGPPGHTMEVSC is encoded by the exons ATGGCGGAGCTGCAGGAGGTGCAGATCACGGAGGAGAAGCCGCTGTTGCCGGGGCAGACACCTCAGGTGGCCAAG ACTCACTCTGTGGAGACACCTTATGGCTCCATCACTTTTACTGTCTATGGCACCCCCAAACCCAAACGCCCAGCGATACTCACCTACCACGATGTGGGACTCAACT ATAAATCCTGCTTCCAGCCGCTGTTTCAATTTGCGGATATGCAGGAAATCATTCAGAACTTCGTGCGGGTTCATGTGGATGCCCCTGGAATGGAAGAGGGGGCTCCCGTGTTCCCTTTGGG ATATCAGTACCCATCTCTGGACCAGCTTGCGGACATGATCCCCTGCATCCTGCAGTACTTAAA TTTCTCCACAATAATTGGAGTCGGTGTTGGAGCTGGGGCCTACGTCCTGTCGCGATATGct CTTACCCACCCGGATACTGTCGAGGGTCTTGTCCTCATCAACATCGATCCCAATGCCAAGGGCTGGATGGATTGGGCAGCCCACAAG CTAACAGGCCTCACCTCTTCCATTCCGGAGATGATCCTTGGACATCTTTTCAGCCAG GAAGAGCTGTCTGGAAATTCTGAGTTGATACAAAAGTATAGAAATATCATGACACATGCCCCCAACCTGGAGAACATTGAACTGTATTGGAACAGCTACAACAA TCGCCGAGACCTGAACTTTGAGCGTGGAAGCGATATCACCCTCAA GTGCCCTGTGATGCTGGTGGTAGGAGACCAAGCACCCCATGAAGATGCAGTG GTGGAATGTAACTCAAAACTGGACCCCACCCAGACTTCTTTCCTCAAG ATGGCTGACTCCGGAGGTCAGCCCCAGCTGACTCAG CCAGGCAAGCTGACCGAGGCCTTCAAGTACTTCCTGCAAGGCATGGGCTATA TGGCCTCGTCCTGCATGACTCGCCTGTCCCGGTCTCGCACAGCCTCCCTGACCAGTGCCGCATCCCTGGATGGCAACCGATCCCGCTCTCGCACCCTGTCCCAGAGCAGCGAGTCTGGGCCTCTCCCTTCAGGGCCCCCAGGGCACACCATGGAGGTCTCCTGTTGA